TAGTTTAATTGGTATTCAAGGATCACTAAAAATTGATACCTGGAGCGATCGTAACACAGGGGCAAATCGTTCAAAACCCGTTATAAGAGTTAGTAACCTTGATTTATTAGGCTCGAAACGGGATAATGAAAACTACAATTCCGATAATGATGAATTCTAAGTTTTCATGAAAACAGCATTGGTCCATGAATGGTTAACCCCCAAGGCGACGGGAGGTTCGGAGTTAGTAGTTAAAGAGATTTTAGAGCTAATAGATAATATTGAACTATATGCCCTCATCGATTTCGAGTCTTCCAATCCTCAAAGTTACCTTTATGGACGAAAAATCAACACTTCTTTCCTACAACATTTTCCCCTGAGCAAAAACGGCATCCAAAACTATTTACCCCTATTGCCCATTGCCGTAGAGCAACTAAATGTAACAGAATATGATTTGGTGTTATCTTCTTCCCATGCAGTAGCAAAAGGGATAATCACCACCCCCGCTCAACTTCATATTTGTTATTGCCATACTCCCATGCGCTATGCTTGGGATTTAACCTTTGACTATCTCCAGCGCACCTCACCCCTCAAAGGATTTTTTGCCCGTTATTTCCTCCACAAAATAAGACAATGGGATGTAATCTCAGCCCATCGGGTAGATTACTTTATCGCTAATTCCCACCACACAGCGAGAAGAATATGGCGTTGTTATCGTCGGGAAGCAGAAGTAATTTATCCCCCCGTACAGGTAGATAAGTTTCCCTTTGAGGCTCAAAAATCAGATTTTTACGTAATTGTATCTCGCCTTGTCAGTTATAAAAAAGTATCCCTCATTGTTGAAGCCTTTAATCAACTAGGAAAACCTTTAGTTGTCATTGGGGATGGCCCTGAATATAAATCCATACAAGCCCTTGCCAAGCCTAATATTACCCTTTTAGGGTCAGTGGATGACATAACCCTTAAAAAATATTTATCCTCCGCTAAGGCTTTTATATACGGTGCTTGTGAAGATTTTGGCATCGCCATTGTAGAAGCCCAAGCCTGTGGCACTCCTGTGATTGCCTATGGGCAAGGGGGAGCTTTAGAAACGGTTATTGACATACGAACCCATCAGGATACTGGCACGGGGCTTTTTTTCTCATCTCAAACCGTAGAATCATTGGTTGATGCTGTCAATAATTTTGAAAATTTATTACCCCATTTCCATGCCGAAAATTGTCTTATTAATGCTCAAAGGTTCAGTTTACAAAGATTTCAACAGTCATATCAACAATTCATTGATCAATGTTTATATGAATTTAGTCCAAAATAAACAATTCATCTATCACAATTTTGAGTAATAATAAAACCAACTTAATAAATGAACTATTTTCCCTCAATTATCGAGATATTTAAAATATTTTGTTCTCGATGATAATTAATCAGGTGTGACTAGAGGAGTAACAATGACCATCAATACCCAATTTTTGTCTAGGAAAAGCGCGCGTAGCTCTACAAAATCAAGGGCGATCGCACAATCAACCATTTCCCATAGCTATCGTTATAAAAGAGTATTTGACATTATTTTTTCCGCCACAGTATTAATAATCTGTTTTCCCATCTACTTTACCATTGCCCTATTAATATTAATTAGCTCCCCTGGACCAATTTTTTACTATCAAGAAAGAGTAGGCAAAAATTTTCAAACTTTTAAATGTATTAAGTTTAGAACCATGGTTAAAAATGCTGATCTAATCTTAGACAAAATTTTAGCAGAATGTCCCCATAAAAAAGCTGAATTTGAAAATAATTTTAAACTAAAAAAAGATCCTCGTATCACTTGGATTGGTAGATTTTTACGAGCCACAAGTTTAGATGAATTTCCCCAATTTTGGAACGTATTAAAAGGTGATATGAGTATTGTTGGGCCTCGTCCTCTTGTCCCCAAAGAGCTTTGTATGTATGGTAATAAAATTGATAAAGTATTAACTATCAAGCCAGGGATCACAGGATTATGGCAGGTATCGGGAAGAAATGATATTCCTTATAATCGTCGTATTTTAATGGATGTTTATTATGTTATGAATAATAATTTTATGTTTGATATTTGGATTGTTCTTAAAACTATTGCGGTGATGTTTTTTACTAAAAATAATGGAGCTTATTAATTTTTAAATATGGGTTTATTTTAGGTTATGGAGAAGCTAGAAAATATACAGTATTTAGGCATACTATAGCTATCCCCAAAAAACCTATTTATAATAAATTATTTTGTAATATTTCTAGGAGCTATTTTTTGACCTTGATAAAATCTTTTTTCAATTTTTCCTAGATAAAAGTAACTGACAATACTGATTAAATTAACGATCACTATTGAATAAATAATTACTGGAGATATATTCGGGAAATTAAGAGAAATCATCGGTAAAAGTGACCAAATAATAGCAGTAAAAATGATTAAAATTTGACGAATGTTTTGAATATTGTTCAGTGCCTGACGACAACTAGAACATTTTTCTGTATGGGAATGATAACGCTCTAATAAAATATCGTGGGTAGGGGTTGCTGGTAAGTCTTGATTAGGGAATAATTCGGCATTATATTTATTTATCCACTGTCTAAATTCGGTTACATATAAATCTGCCTTAGTGGGTAAGTAACAGGCTTTTTCATATTTTTCGCTACCGCCTAATTTTTCTAAGTATCGCTCTTGATAATGGAGGAAAATTTGATCATCTTCAAGGATAGCATTTTGATTAAGATGGGAATACCAACGAGGGGTTAATTTGATAAAAAATTGAGGAATTTTTGAGGAAAATTGGAAGGGAAAACGAGCAAACAAACGGCATTTTCCTTTACTAATAGGAGTAGCATAAACCACCGTCATGGTGCGTCCAAATTGTTTAGAGGTTAAGTCGTGCCACATTAAATTGGGGGCAACAAAGGTAGTATATTGACTGCCTAGCTTACCTTTTCTTGGCCCTTCTTGCCATACTCCATTAAAGCCTTGCCTATTACTACTGATAATTTCTAATTCTACCGTAGAAACGTTGGAGCGATCGCCCACAGAACCATGATGAGTATAGGGGATATGACTAGAATCTAAAACATTTTCCAATAAAGTGAGGGCAGAATAAGGAATATCCCGAAAAGTATTTAACACCAACCATTTATCCTTATCTTCCTCCAAAGGATCTACGATGGGAATAGGAGTTTTATCCGCATTATCAGGATCACCAGCATAAACAAATAATAAATCCTGCTCAACCTTACAAGGATAAGCCTTCACACAGGCACGGGAAGAAGTATGCGCCCGTTGATTTTCTTGTTGTTGGGGTATCACCTCACAATCTCCCTCCCCAGAAAAAGCCCAACCATGGTAAGGGCATTCCAACAAACCCTCCTCATTAATTCTCCCTTCCGTTAAAGGCGCTAAACGATGGGGGCATTTGTCGGTAAATACTCGCCATTGAGAAGTTTTTTCCTCCCACCAAATTACAATATCTTCCCCTAACAAAGTAAAAGAATTAGGTCGATTTTTTTGCAAATCCTCCACAAAAAACACAGGATACCAAACCTCTTGATAATTAAAATTATCTTCATCCTCTCCCCCCACAGGTAAAACTACAGGGGCTTTTGCTTTTTCTAGGGTAGATTGTGTCATAGGAATTAATTTTAGTAACTATTACAAAATGTTAACAAAAATCCATCCCTGTCTAAAGTTTAATTACTTTTATTGACAAAATAACATATATGTGCTAGTTAGTTTCGTAATAATTCTTATACCAACTTACAAATCTTTCGATGCCCTCCTCAATGGAAGTAGTAGGTTTAAAACCGACATCTTGAATTAAATCATCAATATCTGCATAGGTTGTTGGCACATCTCCCGGTTGTATGGGTAAGAAATTCTTTTCTGCTTTCATACCCAAACAATTTTCAATAACTTCAATAAATCTAGTTAACTCAACGGGTTGATTATTACCTATGTTATATATCTTATAAGGAGGAATTTTGCTTCTATCCTCAGCTGTTGATGATTGAGGAATATGATTCATCACCCTAATAATTCCCTCCACAATATCATCGATATAGGTAAAATCTCGCTGCATTTTGCCATAATTAAAAACCTTAATCGGTTTTCCCTCTAAAATAGCCTTAGTAAATAAAAAGTATGCCATATCAGGTCTTCCCCAAGGCCCATAAACGGTGAAAAAGCGTAATCCCGTACAAGGAATATGATACAGATGACTATAGGTGTGTGCCATTAATTCATTGGCCTTTTTGGTGGCGGCATATAAACTAACAGGATTATCGACATTGTCGGAGGTGGAAAAAGGAATCTTTTTGTTAGCCCCATAAACTGAGCTAGAGGAGGCGAAAACTAAATGTTTTATGCTATTGTGGCGACAGCATTCCAAAAGATTTACAAAACCCACTAGGTTACTATCTACATAGGCATGGGGATTTTCGATGGAATATCTTACCCCTGCTTGGGCGGCTAGATGTATTACAAAATCAAATTGATTGTTTTTAAATAACTGTTCTAAATTTTTTCTATCCGCTAAATCTAGTTTATGAAAGGTGAAGTTTTTTTGTGTTTCTAATTCTTGTAATCGGGCTGTTTTGAGGGAGGTATCGTAGTAATCATTCAGATTATCTATACCGATAACAGATTCTCCTTTGGATAATAATTCTTGAGTTAGATAAAAACCAATAAATCCTGCGGCACCTGTTACTAATATATTCATATTCTAGTTAGTTTGGGGATATGCTTTTTTGTATTTTATGATGATAATTGATACTGGTAATGATTGTGGTAGTTGAAATTTACCTTTGCAATGGGCTATAATATTAACTGACTCGGACTTATGCGGTTTCGACGCTCAAACTTTGTCAGGACCGGAAGGTAGCAGCAATACGGGATGCTTGAAATGGGCGTAAGATTCGGGTCTTTGATGATCTCACTTTTTCTCTACGTCAAAAATAGGTGCGATCGCCCTTACTGTTCTAGCTTCTCTCCATTGCCAATGGTTATCCTGCCCATGATTTTTAATATCTTCAATGGTTTGATCTATTAATTTTGGTATTTGGGCAAAATCTGAAAAGTTGTAACCAATTTTGACAGGATGATTAACCTGATGATGAATTACGGGGTAATCAGAGGCAATAATATGACAACCAGCCGAAGCCGCATCGCTAATTACCCCACTGGCACGGTAAAAATAACGCTCTTGGTCGTAGTGTATGATTAGTATATCGATTTGCTGTAATACTTTTAAATAATCTTCTTCTTTGGTGGTGTCGAGCAAAGTTGCTTTTACTTCATCGAGATAGGCTGGTTTTTGCCCTAGAGGTGTACCGATGATTAATTCACATTGATGATCACTATCGGTAATATACTGTTGTATTTTATCAAGGATAAGGGCGATCGGTTTATCGGGGCGAATCATGCCTACTACCCCAATTTTGATAGTTTCATTTTCCGATAATCTTTCTCCTAATTTTAGCCTTGGTGTTACTTCACTAAGAATAGGAAGGGGCATTAAATATTTACAATAGTCAGGAAATCTGTATTTTTCAGGAATTACATCATCATCAATTTCTAGCAAAACTACTTTTAAGTTTCTAAATAATTCTAGATAAATTTTTAGATAAATAAAACCTAAATATTTTATTTTACTATTCATCGCAAATTGTTGATTACCATGGAGAGTAAGAAAGGTTAATTTTCCTCTCAATGCCAGTAGGGGTAGTAAAAATAAGCAATGTTGATTATAAAATTCAAAGACAAAAATTGAGTCAATATCTTTAAATTTAAATGCTCTTAATCCCATGGCAATATGACGATATTCCCGTCTGATTTGTAACCCAATTTGATAGGGAAATAGTTTAC
The genomic region above belongs to Cyanobacterium stanieri LEGE 03274 and contains:
- a CDS encoding glycosyltransferase, with product MQLMHPCLKDLLLIPEYNQSAIAFISLETELPNWLLKLSKLFPYQIGLQIRREYRHIAMGLRAFKFKDIDSIFVFEFYNQHCLFLLPLLALRGKLTFLTLHGNQQFAMNSKIKYLGFIYLKIYLELFRNLKVVLLEIDDDVIPEKYRFPDYCKYLMPLPILSEVTPRLKLGERLSENETIKIGVVGMIRPDKPIALILDKIQQYITDSDHQCELIIGTPLGQKPAYLDEVKATLLDTTKEEDYLKVLQQIDILIIHYDQERYFYRASGVISDAASAGCHIIASDYPVIHHQVNHPVKIGYNFSDFAQIPKLIDQTIEDIKNHGQDNHWQWREARTVRAIAPIFDVEKK
- a CDS encoding sugar transferase, encoding MTINTQFLSRKSARSSTKSRAIAQSTISHSYRYKRVFDIIFSATVLIICFPIYFTIALLILISSPGPIFYYQERVGKNFQTFKCIKFRTMVKNADLILDKILAECPHKKAEFENNFKLKKDPRITWIGRFLRATSLDEFPQFWNVLKGDMSIVGPRPLVPKELCMYGNKIDKVLTIKPGITGLWQVSGRNDIPYNRRILMDVYYVMNNNFMFDIWIVLKTIAVMFFTKNNGAY
- a CDS encoding glycosyltransferase produces the protein MKTALVHEWLTPKATGGSELVVKEILELIDNIELYALIDFESSNPQSYLYGRKINTSFLQHFPLSKNGIQNYLPLLPIAVEQLNVTEYDLVLSSSHAVAKGIITTPAQLHICYCHTPMRYAWDLTFDYLQRTSPLKGFFARYFLHKIRQWDVISAHRVDYFIANSHHTARRIWRCYRREAEVIYPPVQVDKFPFEAQKSDFYVIVSRLVSYKKVSLIVEAFNQLGKPLVVIGDGPEYKSIQALAKPNITLLGSVDDITLKKYLSSAKAFIYGACEDFGIAIVEAQACGTPVIAYGQGGALETVIDIRTHQDTGTGLFFSSQTVESLVDAVNNFENLLPHFHAENCLINAQRFSLQRFQQSYQQFIDQCLYEFSPK
- a CDS encoding Rieske 2Fe-2S domain-containing protein — protein: MTQSTLEKAKAPVVLPVGGEDEDNFNYQEVWYPVFFVEDLQKNRPNSFTLLGEDIVIWWEEKTSQWRVFTDKCPHRLAPLTEGRINEEGLLECPYHGWAFSGEGDCEVIPQQQENQRAHTSSRACVKAYPCKVEQDLLFVYAGDPDNADKTPIPIVDPLEEDKDKWLVLNTFRDIPYSALTLLENVLDSSHIPYTHHGSVGDRSNVSTVELEIISSNRQGFNGVWQEGPRKGKLGSQYTTFVAPNLMWHDLTSKQFGRTMTVVYATPISKGKCRLFARFPFQFSSKIPQFFIKLTPRWYSHLNQNAILEDDQIFLHYQERYLEKLGGSEKYEKACYLPTKADLYVTEFRQWINKYNAELFPNQDLPATPTHDILLERYHSHTEKCSSCRQALNNIQNIRQILIIFTAIIWSLLPMISLNFPNISPVIIYSIVIVNLISIVSYFYLGKIEKRFYQGQKIAPRNITK
- a CDS encoding NAD-dependent epimerase encodes the protein MNILVTGAAGFIGFYLTQELLSKGESVIGIDNLNDYYDTSLKTARLQELETQKNFTFHKLDLADRKNLEQLFKNNQFDFVIHLAAQAGVRYSIENPHAYVDSNLVGFVNLLECCRHNSIKHLVFASSSSVYGANKKIPFSTSDNVDNPVSLYAATKKANELMAHTYSHLYHIPCTGLRFFTVYGPWGRPDMAYFLFTKAILEGKPIKVFNYGKMQRDFTYIDDIVEGIIRVMNHIPQSSTAEDRSKIPPYKIYNIGNNQPVELTRFIEVIENCLGMKAEKNFLPIQPGDVPTTYADIDDLIQDVGFKPTTSIEEGIERFVSWYKNYYETN